From a region of the Bacillota bacterium genome:
- a CDS encoding TMAO reductase system protein TorT yields the protein MRFRGTGPVERERAGSGRRFRRAALTGLLSLAVLASACGGSGSGGQASQTGGATSAGSTGGSPKTITLGLAMPAISTAFWVSMDYGVIDEAKKLGVQVIAVDAGGFDQSARQIQQIQTLVQRKVDVLLVGATDSKAVAPAVDQAVAQGIPVIGLSSLPATDKLAVKVGADHYGMGAFDAECLGTALGGQGQVAIMAGPPGVNWAQDRDQGFKETLAQKFPNIKIVAEQFGPSERNQGVTLMQDWLQAFPNLKGVFAVTDDLGAGAADALSAAGKTGQVKIATANLSQVGEQYLKDGKIACEAAQAVVQQGREAVRAAVALVRHQPYQKVIKTQAIGVTAENLATLDTSVISAPAGFRP from the coding sequence CGGACCTGTAGAGAGGGAACGGGCGGGGAGTGGGCGGAGATTCCGCAGAGCGGCGCTGACCGGCCTGCTGAGCTTGGCGGTGCTGGCCAGCGCCTGCGGCGGCTCGGGCTCGGGCGGACAAGCCTCCCAGACGGGCGGAGCGACTTCGGCCGGGAGCACGGGCGGCAGCCCCAAGACCATCACCCTGGGACTGGCCATGCCGGCGATCTCGACGGCCTTCTGGGTCTCCATGGACTACGGCGTCATAGACGAGGCCAAGAAGCTGGGGGTCCAGGTGATCGCCGTGGACGCCGGCGGATTCGACCAGTCGGCCAGGCAGATCCAGCAGATCCAGACGCTCGTCCAGCGGAAGGTCGACGTCCTCCTGGTGGGCGCCACCGATTCGAAGGCCGTGGCGCCGGCGGTGGACCAGGCGGTGGCCCAGGGCATCCCCGTCATCGGACTCTCCAGCCTGCCGGCCACGGACAAGCTGGCCGTCAAGGTGGGTGCCGACCACTACGGCATGGGCGCCTTTGACGCGGAGTGCCTGGGCACGGCCCTGGGCGGCCAGGGACAGGTGGCCATCATGGCCGGTCCGCCGGGGGTGAACTGGGCGCAGGACCGCGACCAGGGCTTCAAGGAGACGCTGGCGCAGAAGTTCCCCAACATCAAGATCGTGGCCGAACAGTTCGGCCCCTCGGAACGGAACCAGGGTGTCACCCTGATGCAGGACTGGCTGCAGGCCTTCCCCAACCTGAAGGGCGTCTTCGCGGTCACGGACGACCTGGGGGCCGGCGCCGCCGACGCGCTCTCGGCGGCGGGCAAGACGGGCCAGGTGAAGATCGCCACGGCCAACCTGAGCCAGGTGGGCGAGCAGTACTTGAAGGACGGCAAGATCGCCTGCGAGGCCGCCCAGGCGGTGGTGCAGCAGGGGCGGGAGGCCGTCCGGGCGGCCGTGGCGCTGGTCCGGCACCAGCCGTACCAGAAGGTGATCAAGACTCAGGCCATCGGCGTGACGGCGGAGAATCTGGCGACCCTGGACACCAGCGTGATCTCGGCACCCGCGGGATTCCGGCCTTGA